From Streptomyces qinzhouensis, one genomic window encodes:
- a CDS encoding class-II fumarase/aspartase family protein, translating to MTAGPGAGHPDHTTGPHDNDPQAGTAQVPGGPVGRTGPETGHPDRATAPRGDGPGSGPVPRAFVRPGGEAVSPGTASGAVGRGAGVDSGLLSPVRAGTPVEAVTSDEAWLAAMVEFEGALADAQTELGAVPRGVGDAIRAAGAGGGLDPVALARRGREAANPVVFFVARLTELVAAADPEAARHVHAGSTSQDVLDSAAVLVARRALELLHGDLGRIRTALAALALAHRDTPAAARTLTQHAVPTTVGLRAASWLTLAADAQDRVGALLARGLPVSMGGAAGTLAAYHDQLRAAGAAGPHPELRLVELVATRLGLVAPEVPWHAVRTPVAELGAVLSLAAGALGKFAADVLVLTRTEIGEVVEPAVAGRGQSSAMPQKRNPVLSTLVASAARQVPVYALVLQQSLVAEDERSAGAWHAEWEPLRQCLRLTGGAAHTAAELAEGLAVSVERVRANTALTGGGLVAERLSVALAAELGRTRAKAVVTRAVRGTEDGTPLVDALRSALAAAGRADEVALAPGELLDPAGYLGAAGPLVDRAVRRAAATPPDPGPAGPVPKEQHEPHEQQEQHEQHEQHPAHVSEDDEDSETADDDQ from the coding sequence ATGACTGCCGGCCCGGGGGCCGGACATCCGGACCACACAACCGGGCCTCACGACAACGACCCGCAGGCCGGAACCGCGCAGGTCCCCGGCGGCCCGGTGGGCCGGACCGGCCCGGAGACCGGACACCCGGACCGCGCCACCGCGCCCCGCGGCGACGGCCCGGGCTCCGGGCCCGTACCGCGGGCTTTCGTCCGGCCGGGTGGAGAAGCGGTTTCACCCGGCACCGCGTCCGGCGCGGTGGGGCGGGGGGCCGGGGTCGATTCGGGGCTGCTCTCGCCCGTCCGGGCCGGGACCCCGGTGGAGGCGGTGACCTCGGACGAGGCCTGGCTGGCGGCGATGGTGGAGTTCGAGGGAGCGCTCGCCGACGCGCAGACGGAGCTGGGCGCCGTACCCCGGGGGGTGGGGGACGCGATACGGGCGGCCGGGGCGGGCGGTGGGCTCGATCCGGTGGCGCTGGCGCGGCGGGGGCGGGAGGCCGCCAATCCGGTGGTGTTCTTCGTCGCCCGGCTCACCGAACTCGTCGCCGCCGCCGACCCGGAGGCCGCCCGGCATGTTCACGCGGGCTCCACCAGCCAGGACGTCCTGGACTCGGCGGCCGTGCTGGTCGCCCGCCGGGCGCTGGAACTGCTCCACGGCGATCTGGGCCGGATCCGTACCGCGCTGGCCGCACTCGCCCTGGCCCACCGGGATACCCCGGCCGCCGCCCGTACCCTCACCCAGCACGCCGTGCCGACCACCGTCGGACTGCGGGCGGCCTCCTGGCTGACCCTGGCCGCCGACGCCCAGGACCGGGTCGGGGCCCTGCTGGCGCGGGGGCTGCCGGTGTCGATGGGTGGCGCCGCGGGCACCCTGGCCGCCTACCACGACCAGCTGCGCGCCGCCGGAGCGGCCGGGCCGCATCCCGAGCTGCGGCTCGTGGAGCTGGTCGCCACCCGGCTGGGGCTGGTCGCGCCCGAGGTGCCGTGGCATGCCGTCCGTACCCCGGTCGCCGAACTCGGCGCCGTGCTTTCGCTGGCCGCGGGCGCGCTCGGCAAGTTCGCCGCCGATGTGCTGGTGCTGACGCGTACGGAGATCGGCGAGGTCGTGGAGCCCGCCGTCGCGGGGCGCGGCCAGTCGTCGGCGATGCCGCAGAAACGGAATCCGGTGCTGAGCACCCTGGTGGCGTCGGCCGCCCGGCAGGTGCCGGTGTACGCGCTGGTGCTCCAGCAGTCGCTGGTCGCCGAGGACGAACGGTCCGCGGGGGCCTGGCACGCGGAGTGGGAGCCGCTGCGGCAGTGTCTGCGGCTCACCGGCGGCGCGGCGCACACCGCGGCCGAACTCGCCGAGGGGCTGGCCGTCTCGGTCGAGCGGGTGCGCGCCAACACCGCGCTCACCGGGGGCGGTCTGGTGGCCGAGCGGCTGTCCGTGGCGCTCGCCGCCGAACTCGGCCGGACCCGGGCCAAGGCGGTCGTGACCCGGGCGGTACGCGGTACGGAGGACGGCACCCCGCTGGTGGACGCCCTCCGGTCGGCCCTGGCGGCGGCGGGCCGCGCGGACGAGGTGGCCCTCGCGCCCGGTGAACTGCTCGACCCGGCCGGTTATCTCGGTGCCGCCGGGCCCCTGGTGGACCGGGCGGTACGCCGGGCCGCGGCGACCCCGCCGGATCCGGGCCCGGCCGGGCCCGTACCGAAAGAACAGCACGAACCGCACGAGCAGCAGGAACAGCACGAACAGCACGAACAGCACCCGGCACACGTATCAGAGGACGACGAGGATTCGGAGACCGCAGATGATGATCAGTGA
- a CDS encoding C45 family autoproteolytic acyltransferase/hydolase, giving the protein MRQNGQHRPYGARGASGPAGDGDRDAGAPAGLLRLTGDPFELGRQHGAARAAGLRAFLDDGLARINHLLDTPVTMAGLAPVITDFRRELERAVPELAEEIRGLAAGAGISHDEALLLQLRREITGYRDVRRPHGDCTTYARVDPSGPHTVLAQTVDLSGDLDDQSCVLSIDRSGGPRQVLVLSFGGLLGYLGMNSDGLAVGINLVLGGRWGPGLPPYLAVRHVLDSAGSVDEALGVLEGLNLASSRSLTLCDPRGAACTEFLDGRMHTVRALRTVHTNHFLHREFIPYDKLNVFARNSSLRRLEACTLRLSALPEAALPGDHLDLLSTPPVFVPGNGNIRRERTVAMVAMRPAFGDLHLLGSRPSDTPRVFTARALTGTAGS; this is encoded by the coding sequence ATGCGACAGAACGGACAGCACAGACCATACGGAGCCCGGGGAGCGAGCGGGCCTGCCGGCGACGGAGACCGTGACGCCGGGGCCCCGGCCGGGCTGCTGCGGCTCACCGGTGACCCCTTCGAGCTGGGGCGCCAGCACGGCGCCGCCCGGGCCGCCGGGCTGCGGGCGTTCCTCGACGACGGGCTGGCCCGGATCAACCATCTCCTCGACACCCCGGTGACGATGGCCGGTCTGGCGCCGGTGATCACGGACTTCCGCCGGGAGCTGGAGCGGGCGGTGCCGGAGCTGGCCGAGGAGATCCGGGGTCTCGCGGCGGGCGCGGGCATCAGCCACGATGAGGCGCTGCTGCTCCAGTTGCGGCGGGAGATCACCGGCTACCGCGATGTCCGCAGACCGCACGGCGACTGCACCACCTACGCCCGGGTCGATCCGAGCGGGCCGCACACGGTGCTGGCGCAGACCGTCGATCTCAGCGGCGATCTCGACGACCAGAGCTGTGTGCTGTCGATCGACCGCTCCGGTGGCCCGCGGCAGGTGCTGGTCCTCAGCTTCGGCGGGCTCCTCGGCTATCTGGGGATGAACAGCGACGGTCTGGCCGTCGGTATCAATCTGGTGCTCGGCGGACGGTGGGGGCCGGGGCTGCCGCCCTATCTGGCGGTGCGTCATGTGCTGGACAGCGCGGGCTCGGTGGACGAGGCGCTGGGGGTGCTGGAGGGGCTGAATCTGGCGAGTTCGCGTTCGCTGACGCTCTGCGATCCGCGGGGCGCGGCGTGTACGGAGTTCCTCGACGGGCGGATGCACACGGTCCGGGCGTTGCGGACCGTGCACACGAACCACTTTCTGCACCGGGAGTTCATCCCGTACGACAAGTTGAACGTCTTCGCCCGCAACTCGTCCCTGCGCCGGCTGGAGGCCTGCACCCTGCGGCTGAGCGCCCTGCCGGAGGCGGCGCTGCCCGGGGACCATCTGGACCTGCTGTCCACGCCGCCGGTCTTCGTGCCCGGCAACGGCAATATCCGGCGGGAGCGGACGGTCGCCATGGTGGCGATGCGGCCCGCCTTCGGCGATCTGCATCTGCTGGGCTCCCGGCCGTCGGACACCCCGAGGGTGTTCACCGCGCGGGCGCTGACCGGGACGGCCGGATCGTGA
- a CDS encoding 4'-phosphopantetheinyl transferase family protein, whose amino-acid sequence MSAGARARRAVAECRLIDLHAPGAAGDDPAARSARSVLSERERRRADGFRDPAAAVTYIRARAAVRRTLAGVLGGTAAGVELAAEPGGRPVLPEHPGWYVSWSRSAGVLLVAVRYGGPVGVDVELVRPLGSGARVLGTVYPGAAALGELDDPEAFFSAWTLLEAAVKASGRGLARGGREVRLVRPPGSARCALGGIRGTGGAVWRGRTDRLAVTAAGRGPRATGPNARVMTAVVTRGPSAPPVPLPLPLPLALGVDR is encoded by the coding sequence GTGAGCGCCGGGGCCCGGGCGCGGCGGGCGGTGGCGGAGTGCCGGCTGATCGACCTGCACGCGCCGGGCGCGGCCGGGGACGATCCGGCGGCGCGGTCGGCGCGGTCGGTTCTGTCGGAGCGGGAGCGGCGGCGCGCGGACGGTTTCCGGGATCCGGCCGCCGCGGTGACGTACATCAGGGCGAGGGCGGCGGTCCGCCGCACCCTGGCCGGGGTGCTCGGCGGTACGGCGGCCGGGGTGGAGCTTGCGGCGGAGCCGGGCGGGCGGCCGGTGCTGCCGGAGCATCCGGGCTGGTATGTGAGCTGGTCGAGGTCGGCGGGGGTGCTGCTGGTCGCGGTCCGGTACGGCGGTCCGGTGGGCGTTGATGTGGAGCTGGTACGGCCGCTGGGCTCGGGCGCCCGGGTGCTGGGCACGGTCTATCCGGGCGCGGCGGCGCTCGGTGAACTGGACGATCCGGAGGCGTTCTTCTCCGCCTGGACGCTGCTGGAGGCGGCGGTCAAGGCGTCGGGGCGGGGGCTGGCGCGCGGCGGCCGGGAGGTCCGGCTGGTCCGCCCGCCCGGTTCGGCGCGGTGCGCCCTCGGCGGGATCCGGGGCACCGGCGGGGCGGTGTGGCGGGGCCGTACGGACCGGTTGGCGGTGACGGCCGCGGGCCGCGGGCCGCGCGCCACGGGCCCGAACGCGCGGGTGATGACGGCGGTCGTGACCCGCGGCCCGAGCGCACCACCGGTGCCGCTGCCGCTGCCGCTGCCGCTGGCGCTGGGGGTGGACCGGTGA